The following proteins are co-located in the Gossypium hirsutum isolate 1008001.06 chromosome A02, Gossypium_hirsutum_v2.1, whole genome shotgun sequence genome:
- the LOC107933202 gene encoding major allergen Pru ar 1 isoform X1, with translation MEMKCECINSMLVSHFFPYRIASVHNICVESICLYNLKRKMGGFAKEVEVSTSLPPAKAFKAFAEDLDTLLPTVAPQAIKSVERLEGDGGPGTIKKITFAEGYGFSYAKHRVDVLDKDNFLYTYVVIESDFFNNTVEKISYETKFVAAADGGTSIKVTTTFYTIGDNQITPDLMLQIKEASEKRALILKAIENYVLANPDV, from the exons ATGGAAATGAAATGTGAGTGTATAAATAGCATGTTAGTTTCTCATTTCTTCCCATATCGAATAGCATCAGTTCATAATATTTGTGTTGAATCAATTTGTTTGTATAATTTGAAGAGAAAAATGGGTGGTTTTGCAAAAGAAGTAGAGGTTAGTACATCACTTCCCCCAGCCAAGGCATTTAAGGCATTTGCTGAAGATCTGGACACCCTATTGCCCACAGTTGCCCCACAAGCAATCAAGAGTGTGGAGCGCCTTGAAGGAGATGGTGGCCCTGGAACTATAAAGAAGATCACCTTTGCTGAAG GGTATGGATTCAGTTATGCGAAACACAGGGTTGATGTGTTGGACAAAGACAACTTCTTGTACACTTACGTTGTGATCGAAAGCGACTTTTTTAACAACACGGTGGAGAAAATCAGCTACGAGACAAAGTTTGTAGCAGCAGCAGATGGAGGAACAAGTATTAAGGTAACTACCACGTTTTACACCATTGGTGACAATCAGATTACTCCAGACCTAATGCTCCAAATCAAGGAAGCATCCGAGAAGCGAGCCCTTATTTTGAAGGCTATTGAAAATTATGTGTTGGCAAATCCCGATGTCTGA
- the LOC107933209 gene encoding secreted RxLR effector protein 161-like, translated as MLTDFKCKMQQVFEMSDLGQMSYFLGMEVSQTQQGIFLSQKAFALKILNKFSMLNCKATSTPVAIGEKLSSQCDFEKVSESTYRSLVGCLFYLTATRPDIMFAASLLSRFMHCCNEKHFQAAKRVLRYIKGTKSYEMFFSKVENMKLIGYADSDWAGSIDDMKSTSGYLFTLGSTIFCWSSKKQTVVAQSTAEVEYVAVAGAVNQAIWLRKIMVDLNQH; from the coding sequence ATGCTGACAGACTTCAAGTGCAAAATGCAACAAGTGTTTGAGATGTCTGATTTGGGACAAATGtcttacttccttggcatggaagtatCCCAAACTCAGCAAGGGATCTTCCTAAGTCAAAAGGCTTTTGCCTTAAAAATTCTAAACAAATTCTCCATGCTGAATTGCAAAGCAACAAGTACACCAGTAGCCATTGGAGAGAAACTATCAAGCCAATGCGATTTTGAGAAGGTTAGTGAATCAACATATAGAAGTCTAGTTGGATGTTTGTTCTATttaactgccactagaccagacattaTGTTTGCTGCAAGTTTGCTTTCAAGATTTATGCATTGCTGCAATGAAAAGCACTTTCAAGCTGCCAAAAGAGTGCTCAGGTACATCAAAGGTACTAAGAGTTATGAAATGTTctttagcaaagttgaaaacatgaaattaattggCTATGCTGATAGTGATTGGGCTGGATCGATAGATGATATGAAGAGTACCTCAGGGTATCTATTCACCCTTGGTTCAACCATTTTttgctggagttcaaagaagcaaactGTTGTTGCTCAATCAACTGCTGAAGTAGAGTATGTGGCAGTTGCAGgagctgtcaaccaagccatttggctaagaaaaATAATGGTCGATTTAAATCAACACTAA
- the LOC107933199 gene encoding probable ribosome biogenesis protein RLP24, translating to MRLEKCWFCSSTVYPGHGIQFVRNDAKIFHFCRSKCHKNFKMKRNPRKVKWTKAYRRLHGKDMTQDSTFEFERKRNRPERYDRNLAENTLKAIKKIDKIRSDRASDHIKNRLKTGKVQRQKEARKQLELGIHLVKAPLALAQDSSLCLPKIKVNVSQAQTEENQPMED from the exons ATGAGATTAGAGAAGTGCTGGTTTTGTTCCTCCACTGTATATCCGGGGCATGGTATTCAATTTGTTCGCAACGATGCCAAG ATTTTCCATTTCTGTAGATCGAAATGCCACAAGAACTTCAAGATGAAGAGGAATCCCCGTAAAGTAAAATGGACCAAGGCCTATAGGCGTTTGCATGGAAAGGACATGACACAG GATTCAACATTTGAGTTTGAGAGAAAACGTAATAGGCCGGAGAGATATGATAGAAACCTTGCAGAGAATACTCTGAAGGCCATTAAAAAGATTGATAAAATCAGATCAGACAGGGCATCTGACCACATCAAAAACAG GCTTAAGACAGGCAAAGTCCAGAGGCAGAAAGAAGCAAGGAAGCAATTGGAGCTGGGCATTCACTTGGTCAAAGCTCCGCTCGCACTTGCACAAGATTCATCTCTTTGTCTTCCAAAAATCAAAGTCAATGTGTCCCAAGCACAGACAGAAGAGAATCAGCCCATGGAAGACTGA